One genomic window of Polyangium aurulentum includes the following:
- the rpoC gene encoding DNA-directed RNA polymerase subunit beta', with the protein MRDIFSFFEKPKDPLSFSAIRISLASPEKIREWSHGEVKKPETINYRTFKPERDGLFCAKIFGPVKDYECNCGKYKRMKHRGIVCEKCGVEVIQSKVRRERLGHISLATPVAHIWFLKSLPSRIGNMLDITLKDLEKVLYCEAYIVIDPKETGLQRGDLLSEERYLQILEEYGDDKVTAGMGGEAILEMLKQVDVHALAELLREEMRKATSEAKRKKLAKRLKVVEAFRESGNRPEWMMLTVIPVLPPDLRPLVPLDGGRFATSDLNDLYRRVINRNNRLKRLLELNAPEIIIRNERRMLQEAVDALFDNGRRGKTITGPNKRPLKSLSDMLKGKQGRFRQNLLGKRVDYSGRSVIVVGPTLRLHQCGLPKKMALELFEPFIYNKLEERGYVNTIKSAKKMVEKERPEVWDILEEVISEHPVMLNRAPTLHRLGIQAFEPVLIEGKAIQLHPLVCAAFNADFDGDQMAVHVPLSIEAQMEARVLMMSTNNILSPANGKPIINPTQDIVLGLYYATRERKFAKGSFREGTLSFGADGAGQAEGYLRGVYASPEEVRMAYDAGEVLLHAGIRVRVPVIDDDGNPLRDEHGQIQRRIVATTVGRVLISEVLPKGVSFDYVNKTLDKKALSALIDVCYRVHRNKETVLLADRLRTLGFDHAMRAGISICMDHMVIPPAKRELLDEAQREVERVVEQYQEGLITDGERYNKIVDIWAGVADAVTGKMMDGIGKERVVDPETNKESIEPSFNPIYIMADSGARGSTQQIRQLAAMRGLMAKPSGEIIETPITANFREGLSVLQYFISTHGARKGLADTALKTANSGYLTRRLVDVAQDAVISEFDCGTLDGIRVTKLEEAGEVIQPLGDRILGRVVLEDVIDPLTGEVLITANTELDESSVKNIEEAGIEEVMIRSVLTCQTRRGVCGLCYGRDLARGYRVNIGEAVGIIAAQSIGEPGTQLTMRTFHIGGTAARGKIEASYLEARTEGTVRLRRAVVQRKKDGTMVVMNRHGELVVVDETGREREHHRLVYGCTLKTPDGVRVKPGELLAEWDQFATPILTEVSGAVKYGDLVEGVSVQERVDEVTGLSRKVVIESKAADLRPRISLKDPTTGGTLKLPQSELEARYLLPVGAHIVAQEGDVIEAGDIIAKMPRDTTKVQDITGGLPRVAELFEARKPKDHAIISEIDGEVSFGKDTKGKRKVLITPIGTDGHSAAADQAREYLIPKGKHIQVQPGDRVRAGDPLQDGPPNPHDILRVKGEKELAAWLVNEIQQVYRLQGVGINDKHIEVIVRQMLRRVRVKDVGDTNFLVDEQVEKHIFERENERILERGGRPAIAEPLLLGITKASLSTESFISASSFQETTKVLTEAAISGKVDDLRGLKENVIMGRLIPAGTGLPAYKRMQVIIEGEPMPREQRQLAEPPAPIATSRPPRPEETLTAVNEE; encoded by the coding sequence ATGCGTGACATCTTCAGCTTCTTCGAGAAGCCCAAAGATCCGCTGTCGTTCAGCGCCATTCGCATCTCGCTCGCGAGCCCGGAGAAGATCCGGGAGTGGTCGCACGGCGAGGTGAAGAAGCCGGAGACGATCAACTACCGGACCTTCAAGCCGGAGCGTGACGGCCTCTTCTGCGCGAAGATCTTCGGTCCGGTGAAGGACTACGAGTGCAACTGCGGCAAGTACAAGCGCATGAAGCACCGTGGGATCGTGTGCGAGAAGTGCGGCGTCGAGGTCATCCAGTCGAAGGTCCGACGCGAGCGCCTCGGGCACATCTCGCTGGCGACGCCGGTCGCGCACATCTGGTTCCTGAAGAGCCTGCCGTCGCGCATCGGCAACATGCTCGACATCACGCTGAAGGATCTCGAGAAGGTCCTCTACTGCGAGGCGTACATCGTCATCGACCCGAAGGAGACGGGTCTGCAGCGTGGTGATCTGCTCAGCGAGGAGCGCTACCTGCAGATCCTCGAGGAGTACGGCGACGACAAGGTCACCGCGGGCATGGGCGGCGAGGCGATCCTCGAGATGCTCAAGCAGGTCGACGTGCACGCGCTCGCCGAGCTGCTCCGCGAGGAGATGCGCAAGGCGACGAGCGAGGCGAAGCGGAAGAAGCTCGCCAAGCGCCTGAAGGTCGTCGAGGCGTTCCGCGAAAGCGGCAACCGGCCCGAGTGGATGATGCTCACGGTCATCCCCGTGCTGCCGCCCGACCTGCGCCCGCTGGTCCCCCTGGACGGCGGCCGCTTCGCGACGAGCGATCTCAACGATCTCTACCGCCGCGTGATCAACCGCAACAACCGCCTGAAGCGGCTCCTCGAGCTGAACGCGCCCGAGATCATCATCCGCAACGAGCGGCGCATGCTGCAGGAGGCCGTCGACGCGCTGTTCGACAACGGCCGCCGCGGCAAGACGATCACGGGCCCGAACAAGCGCCCGCTCAAGAGCTTGTCCGACATGCTCAAGGGCAAGCAGGGCCGGTTCCGCCAGAACCTGCTCGGCAAGCGCGTCGACTACTCCGGCCGCTCCGTCATCGTCGTCGGCCCGACGCTCCGGCTGCACCAGTGCGGCTTGCCGAAGAAGATGGCGCTCGAGCTGTTCGAGCCGTTCATCTACAACAAGCTCGAAGAGCGCGGCTACGTCAACACCATCAAGTCTGCGAAGAAGATGGTGGAGAAGGAGCGTCCCGAGGTCTGGGACATCCTCGAGGAGGTCATCAGCGAGCACCCGGTGATGCTGAACCGTGCGCCGACGCTGCACCGCCTCGGCATCCAGGCGTTCGAGCCGGTGCTCATCGAGGGCAAGGCGATCCAGCTTCACCCGCTGGTCTGCGCGGCCTTCAACGCCGACTTCGACGGCGACCAGATGGCCGTGCACGTGCCGCTCTCGATCGAGGCGCAGATGGAGGCGCGCGTGCTCATGATGAGCACGAACAACATCCTCTCGCCCGCGAACGGCAAGCCGATCATCAACCCGACGCAGGACATCGTGCTCGGGCTGTACTACGCGACGCGCGAGCGCAAGTTCGCGAAGGGCAGCTTCCGCGAGGGCACGCTCTCGTTCGGCGCGGATGGCGCGGGTCAGGCCGAGGGCTACCTGCGCGGCGTGTACGCCTCCCCCGAGGAGGTGCGCATGGCGTACGACGCGGGCGAGGTGCTCCTGCACGCGGGCATCCGCGTGCGCGTGCCGGTGATCGACGACGACGGCAACCCGCTTCGCGACGAGCACGGCCAGATCCAGCGCCGCATCGTGGCGACGACGGTGGGTCGCGTGCTCATCTCCGAGGTCCTGCCGAAGGGCGTGAGCTTCGACTACGTGAACAAGACGCTCGACAAGAAGGCCCTCTCGGCCCTCATCGACGTCTGCTACCGCGTCCACCGCAACAAGGAGACCGTCCTTCTCGCGGACCGGCTCCGCACGCTCGGCTTCGACCACGCGATGCGGGCCGGCATCTCGATCTGCATGGATCACATGGTGATCCCGCCGGCGAAGCGCGAGCTCCTCGACGAGGCGCAGCGCGAGGTCGAGCGCGTGGTCGAGCAGTACCAGGAAGGTCTGATCACGGACGGCGAGCGCTACAACAAGATCGTCGACATCTGGGCCGGCGTGGCCGACGCCGTCACCGGCAAGATGATGGACGGGATTGGCAAGGAGCGCGTCGTCGACCCGGAGACGAACAAGGAGAGCATCGAGCCGAGCTTCAACCCGATCTACATCATGGCAGATTCGGGTGCGCGCGGTTCGACGCAGCAGATTCGCCAGCTCGCAGCCATGCGCGGTCTGATGGCCAAGCCCTCGGGCGAGATCATCGAGACGCCCATCACGGCGAACTTCCGCGAAGGCCTCAGCGTGCTGCAGTACTTCATCTCGACGCACGGCGCGCGTAAGGGTCTCGCGGACACGGCGCTCAAGACGGCCAACTCCGGCTACCTCACCCGTCGCCTCGTCGACGTTGCGCAGGACGCGGTCATCTCCGAGTTCGACTGCGGCACGCTCGACGGCATCCGGGTGACCAAGCTCGAGGAGGCTGGCGAGGTGATCCAGCCGCTCGGCGACCGCATCCTCGGCCGCGTCGTGCTCGAGGACGTGATCGACCCGCTCACCGGCGAGGTCCTGATCACGGCCAACACCGAGCTCGACGAGTCCTCGGTGAAGAACATCGAGGAGGCTGGCATCGAGGAGGTGATGATCCGCTCGGTGCTCACCTGCCAGACGCGGCGCGGCGTGTGCGGCCTGTGCTACGGGCGCGATCTCGCGCGCGGCTACCGCGTCAACATCGGCGAGGCGGTCGGCATCATCGCCGCCCAGTCGATCGGCGAGCCGGGCACGCAGCTCACGATGCGCACCTTCCACATCGGTGGCACCGCGGCCCGCGGCAAGATCGAGGCGAGCTACCTCGAGGCCCGCACCGAGGGCACCGTGCGCCTGCGTCGCGCGGTCGTGCAGCGCAAGAAGGACGGCACCATGGTGGTCATGAACCGCCACGGTGAGCTGGTCGTCGTCGACGAGACCGGCCGCGAGCGCGAGCATCATCGCCTGGTCTACGGCTGCACCCTCAAGACGCCGGACGGCGTGCGGGTCAAGCCCGGCGAGCTCCTCGCCGAGTGGGACCAGTTCGCCACGCCGATCCTCACCGAGGTCTCCGGCGCCGTGAAGTACGGCGACCTCGTCGAGGGCGTCAGCGTGCAGGAGCGCGTCGACGAGGTGACCGGCCTTTCCCGCAAGGTCGTCATCGAGTCGAAGGCGGCCGATCTGCGCCCGCGCATCTCGCTGAAGGACCCGACCACGGGCGGAACCTTGAAGCTGCCGCAGAGCGAGCTCGAGGCCCGCTACCTGTTGCCCGTCGGCGCGCACATCGTCGCGCAGGAGGGTGACGTCATCGAGGCCGGCGACATCATCGCGAAGATGCCGCGCGACACGACGAAGGTGCAGGACATCACCGGCGGTCTGCCCCGCGTCGCCGAGCTGTTCGAGGCCCGCAAGCCGAAGGATCACGCCATCATCAGCGAGATCGACGGCGAGGTCTCCTTCGGCAAGGACACGAAGGGCAAGCGCAAGGTCCTCATCACGCCGATCGGGACCGACGGGCACAGCGCCGCCGCGGATCAGGCTCGCGAGTACCTGATCCCGAAGGGCAAGCACATCCAGGTGCAGCCCGGCGATCGCGTGCGCGCCGGCGACCCGCTCCAGGACGGCCCGCCGAACCCGCACGACATCCTGCGCGTGAAGGGCGAGAAGGAGCTCGCGGCCTGGCTCGTGAACGAGATCCAGCAGGTTTACCGCTTGCAGGGCGTCGGTATCAACGACAAGCACATCGAGGTGATCGTGCGGCAGATGCTCCGGCGCGTGCGCGTCAAGGACGTCGGCGACACGAACTTCCTCGTCGATGAGCAGGTCGAGAAGCACATCTTCGAGCGCGAGAACGAGCGGATTCTCGAGCGCGGCGGCCGCCCGGCCATCGCGGAGCCGCTCCTGCTCGGCATCACGAAGGCGAGCCTGTCGACCGAGTCGTTCATCAGCGCCTCGTCGTTCCAGGAGACCACGAAGGTCCTCACCGAGGCCGCGATCAGCGGCAAGGTCGACGATCTCCGCGGCCTCAAGGAGAACGTCATCATGGGTCGCCTGATCCCCGCCGGTACCGGCCTGCCCGCCTACAAGCGCATGCAGGTCATCATCGAGGGCGAGCCGATGCCGCGCGAGCAGCGTCAGCTTGCCGAGCCCCCGGCTCCGATCGCCACCTCGCGGCCCCCGCGCCCCGAGGAGACCCTGACCGCGGTGAACGAGGAGTGA
- the rpoB gene encoding DNA-directed RNA polymerase subunit beta, with the protein MPSVVQSNFRIRKNLGRVGRIIDVPNLIDIQKSSYEKFLQMNVPPNERDEVGLQAVFRSVFPIKDFNGTSELVFVSYNLEAPKYDVEECRQRGMTYAAPIKVTNQLMIYDTRDGGERIVRDIKEQEVYFGELPLMTETGTFIINGTERVVVSQLHRSPGVFFDHDKGKTHSSGKLLYSARVIPYRGSWLDFEFDPKDIIYVRIDRRRKMHATVLLRALGYSTQDLLNYFYSTESVYIEKGGKYSKSIEYDLLAGQRATRDIKIKEDVIVKKNQKFTRAAIRKMKEAKLERLAIELEELAGKVAAHDVVDPETGEVIVEVNEELTEQKLERIRDAKIEHFRVLFIDGLNVGSYLRDTLLADKVKTQEDSILEIYRRLRPGDPPTLETAKTLFHNLFFNPERYDLSKVGRLKLNYKFYRDLPEGQRPNLDLTVLTPQDILETVRHLIELKNGRGSVDDIDHLGNRRVRAVGELMENQYRIGLVRMERAIKERMSMSQEIDTLMPHDLINAKPVSAVVKEYFGSSQLSQFMDQTNPLSEVTHKRRLSALGPGGLTRERAGFEVRDVHATHYGRICPIETPEGPNIGLIASLSTFARVNEFGFVETPYRKVAEATVTDEVVWLSALEEEGKYIAQATAGLGEDNRFRENVVSARFNGEFKIVSPEMIELMDVAPNQMVSVAAALVPFLEHDDANRALMGANMQRQAVPLLRSTAPLVGTGMEGRLARDSGVCVVARRPGVVESVDATRIVVRAEGEGAEVPDIYHLMKYQRSNQSTCYTQKPIVSTGDAVKVGDVLADGPSTDMGELALGQNVLVAFMPWQGYNFEDSILVSERIAKDDVFTSIHIEEFECVARDTKLGKEEITRDIPNVGEEALKDLDDSGIVRIGAEVRPGDILVGKITPKGETQLSPEEKLLRAIFGEKAGDVRDSSLKVPPGVSGIVINARVFSRKGTEKDERARDIEDQERARIERTRDEEIKILRDSFYRRVREILVGKTTNGKLVDDKGKVLLQKGDEIAEAALLEIPRRYWGEIPVEETDRIQQILRDLEDLVRTREEHFRDKIERLSKGDELPPGVIKMVKVYIAIKRKLQVGDKMAGRHGNKGVISRILPEEDMPYLRDGSPVDIVLNPLGVPSRMNVGQILEVHLGWGALELGKQLQRMVEEQRAAHEIKERITAIYGGDEEASALVRLMDDGDVSRAAKKVKNGVFVASPVFDGASEEDIKGALALAGLPSTGQAILFDGRTGEAFDQNVTVGIMYMLKLHHLVDDKIHARSIGPYSLVTQQPLGGKAQFGGQRLGEMEVWAMEAYGAAYALQEFLTVKSDDVMGRTRMYEAIVKGEYTLEAGLPESFNVLIKELQSLCLNVELVETGLEASAAEEE; encoded by the coding sequence ATGCCGTCGGTTGTCCAATCCAACTTCCGCATCCGTAAGAACCTGGGGCGCGTGGGTCGTATCATCGACGTCCCCAACCTGATCGACATCCAGAAGTCCAGCTACGAGAAGTTCCTCCAGATGAACGTTCCGCCGAACGAGCGGGACGAGGTCGGGCTCCAGGCGGTGTTCCGCTCGGTGTTCCCGATCAAGGACTTCAACGGCACGAGCGAGCTCGTCTTCGTCTCTTACAACCTGGAGGCGCCGAAGTACGACGTCGAGGAGTGCCGCCAGCGCGGCATGACCTACGCGGCGCCGATCAAGGTCACCAACCAGCTCATGATCTACGACACCCGTGACGGCGGCGAGCGCATCGTCCGGGATATCAAGGAGCAGGAGGTGTACTTCGGCGAGCTGCCGCTGATGACCGAGACCGGTACGTTCATCATCAACGGTACCGAGCGCGTCGTCGTCAGCCAGCTTCACCGTTCGCCCGGCGTGTTCTTCGATCACGACAAGGGCAAGACGCACTCGAGCGGCAAGCTTCTCTACTCGGCGCGTGTGATCCCCTATCGCGGCTCGTGGCTCGATTTCGAGTTCGACCCGAAGGACATCATCTACGTGCGCATCGACCGGCGCCGGAAGATGCACGCGACCGTGCTCCTGCGCGCCCTCGGCTACTCGACGCAGGACCTGCTCAACTACTTCTACTCGACCGAGAGCGTCTACATCGAGAAGGGCGGCAAGTACTCGAAGAGCATCGAGTACGACCTTCTCGCGGGTCAGCGCGCGACGCGCGACATCAAGATCAAAGAAGACGTCATCGTCAAGAAGAACCAGAAGTTCACGCGCGCGGCCATCCGCAAGATGAAGGAGGCCAAGCTCGAGCGCCTCGCGATCGAGCTCGAGGAGCTGGCTGGCAAGGTCGCCGCGCACGACGTCGTGGATCCGGAGACCGGCGAGGTCATCGTCGAGGTCAACGAGGAGCTCACCGAGCAGAAGCTCGAGCGCATCCGCGACGCGAAGATCGAGCACTTCCGCGTGCTGTTCATCGACGGCCTGAACGTCGGCTCGTACCTGCGCGACACGCTGCTCGCCGACAAGGTGAAGACGCAGGAGGACTCGATCCTCGAGATCTACCGGCGCCTGCGCCCGGGCGATCCGCCGACGCTCGAGACCGCCAAGACGCTCTTCCACAACCTGTTCTTCAACCCGGAGCGCTACGACCTGTCGAAGGTCGGCCGCCTCAAGCTGAACTACAAGTTCTACCGGGATCTGCCCGAGGGCCAGCGGCCGAACCTCGACCTCACGGTCCTCACACCGCAGGACATCCTCGAGACCGTCCGGCACCTCATCGAGCTGAAGAACGGTCGCGGCTCGGTCGACGACATCGACCACCTCGGCAACCGCCGCGTCCGCGCCGTCGGTGAGCTGATGGAGAACCAGTACCGGATCGGCCTGGTCCGGATGGAGCGCGCCATCAAGGAGCGCATGAGCATGTCGCAGGAGATCGACACGCTCATGCCGCACGATCTCATCAACGCGAAGCCCGTCAGCGCGGTGGTCAAGGAGTACTTCGGCAGCTCGCAGCTGTCGCAGTTCATGGACCAGACCAACCCGCTCTCGGAGGTCACGCACAAGCGGCGCCTGTCCGCGCTCGGCCCCGGCGGCCTCACGCGCGAGCGTGCCGGCTTCGAGGTCCGCGACGTCCACGCGACCCACTACGGCCGCATCTGCCCGATCGAGACGCCGGAAGGCCCGAACATCGGCCTCATCGCGTCGCTGTCGACCTTCGCCCGCGTGAACGAGTTCGGCTTCGTCGAGACGCCGTACCGCAAGGTCGCCGAAGCCACGGTGACCGACGAGGTCGTGTGGCTCAGCGCGCTCGAGGAAGAGGGCAAGTACATCGCGCAGGCGACGGCCGGGCTCGGCGAGGACAACCGCTTCCGCGAGAACGTCGTCTCGGCCCGCTTCAACGGCGAGTTCAAGATCGTCTCGCCCGAGATGATCGAGCTGATGGACGTCGCGCCCAACCAGATGGTGAGCGTCGCGGCGGCGCTCGTGCCGTTCCTCGAGCACGACGACGCCAACCGCGCGCTCATGGGCGCGAACATGCAGCGTCAGGCCGTGCCGCTGCTCCGTTCGACCGCGCCGCTCGTCGGCACGGGCATGGAGGGGCGTCTCGCCCGCGACTCTGGCGTGTGCGTGGTTGCGCGCCGCCCGGGCGTGGTCGAGAGCGTCGACGCGACGCGCATCGTGGTGCGCGCCGAGGGCGAGGGCGCCGAGGTGCCGGACATCTACCACCTCATGAAGTACCAGCGCTCGAACCAGTCGACCTGCTACACGCAGAAGCCGATCGTCAGCACGGGTGACGCGGTGAAGGTGGGCGACGTCCTCGCGGACGGCCCGTCGACCGACATGGGCGAGCTCGCCCTCGGCCAGAACGTGCTCGTCGCGTTCATGCCGTGGCAGGGCTACAACTTCGAGGACTCGATCCTCGTGTCCGAGCGCATCGCCAAGGACGACGTCTTCACCTCGATTCACATCGAGGAGTTCGAGTGCGTCGCCCGCGACACCAAGCTCGGCAAGGAGGAGATCACGCGCGACATCCCGAACGTCGGCGAGGAGGCCCTGAAGGACCTCGACGACTCGGGCATCGTGCGGATCGGCGCCGAGGTTCGTCCTGGCGACATCCTCGTTGGAAAGATCACGCCCAAGGGCGAGACCCAGCTCTCGCCGGAGGAGAAGCTGCTGCGCGCGATCTTCGGCGAGAAGGCCGGCGACGTGCGCGACAGCTCGCTCAAGGTTCCGCCGGGCGTGAGCGGCATCGTGATCAATGCGCGGGTCTTCTCGCGCAAGGGCACGGAGAAGGACGAGCGCGCGCGCGACATCGAGGATCAGGAGCGCGCCCGCATCGAGCGCACGCGCGACGAGGAGATCAAGATCCTGCGCGACTCGTTCTACCGCCGGGTCCGCGAGATCCTCGTCGGCAAGACGACGAATGGCAAGCTCGTCGACGACAAGGGCAAGGTCCTCTTGCAGAAGGGCGACGAGATCGCCGAGGCGGCCCTGCTCGAGATCCCGCGCCGTTACTGGGGCGAGATCCCGGTCGAGGAGACCGACCGGATCCAGCAGATCCTGCGCGATCTGGAGGACCTCGTGCGCACGCGCGAGGAGCACTTCCGCGACAAGATCGAGCGCCTGTCGAAGGGCGACGAGCTGCCGCCGGGCGTGATCAAGATGGTGAAGGTCTACATCGCCATCAAGCGCAAGCTCCAGGTCGGCGACAAGATGGCCGGTCGCCACGGCAACAAGGGCGTCATCAGCCGGATCCTCCCCGAGGAGGACATGCCGTACCTGCGTGACGGCAGCCCGGTCGACATCGTGCTGAACCCGCTCGGCGTGCCGAGCCGCATGAACGTCGGCCAGATCCTCGAGGTCCACCTCGGCTGGGGCGCGCTCGAGCTGGGCAAGCAGCTGCAGCGCATGGTCGAGGAGCAGCGCGCCGCGCACGAGATCAAGGAGCGCATCACGGCGATCTACGGCGGCGACGAGGAGGCTTCGGCGCTCGTCAGGCTGATGGACGACGGGGATGTGTCGCGTGCGGCGAAGAAGGTGAAGAACGGCGTGTTCGTCGCTTCGCCGGTCTTCGACGGCGCGAGCGAGGAGGACATCAAGGGCGCGCTCGCGCTCGCGGGCCTGCCCTCGACGGGCCAGGCGATCCTCTTCGACGGTCGCACGGGCGAGGCGTTCGATCAGAACGTCACGGTGGGCATCATGTACATGCTGAAGCTCCACCACCTGGTCGATGACAAGATCCACGCTCGTTCGATCGGCCCCTACTCGCTCGTCACGCAGCAGCCGCTCGGCGGTAAGGCCCAGTTCGGCGGCCAGCGCCTCGGCGAGATGGAGGTTTGGGCGATGGAGGCCTACGGCGCGGCGTACGCGCTGCAGGAGTTCCTCACGGTCAAATCCGACGACGTGATGGGTCGTACGCGCATGTACGAGGCCATCGTGAAGGGGGAGTACACGCTGGAGGCCGGCCTGCCGGAGAGCTTCAACGTGCTCATCAAGGAGCTGCAGTCGTTGTGTCTGAACGTCGAGCTCGTCGAGACGGGCCTCGAGGCTTCGGCCGCGGAAGAGGAGTGA
- a CDS encoding DUF4388 domain-containing protein translates to MPPVHGTNQRVADRLLSEGRIGADEHRRAVDHAGRNRARIEDALIELNLVPEGDLLKFIATLHNTRFVSTEKLAKAAIDARVLSRVSPKTASMHGVFPVLLDEAKSVLSVVTADPDNDAALHEVKLGAGVREVRPLVARPAAVRAAIARYYDKNPAPFEALLRPAGGATGDFIDVDLGMGPSPARAASPANRAAPPPPRAQAQTLPGIDQTAPSPHLSTGQTAPSPVGGNGSASPMAGQTQLSAAGTTQVQRSPVPVVAPTPPPPSANISILETHEYIESLNVLVSLLEANRQDLRGHSAAVARLTRRTCERIGLSASHVAAFVVAAYLHDLGKMGAYHLTALNVAEYEGHRVAGLKAVALPAQLMGSVGLPAETVAALSAMYERYDGRGLPHGLAGKEIPLGARVLAVTDTYADLTQNPRNPFRKILRPTEACEVLAGYRGTIFDPNIVDLFRNEVTGDDMRAKLLSERHTVLIVDPDPEETTVLELRLIEQGFEVRVARTVAQAWRELEGGEITAVVSEIDLEEPEMGLALRADALKEPWGRDATWVVLTRKGDRHSAQRAFDLNVDDFVSKPTSADIFAAKLRQLIERRAARSGGRGVSGSLAEMSIPDMVQVLWHGRKTCALRISTRMATGEIYFADGQIVDARWDQTHGEDAFYRMLALHEGEFRLDPGFEPPTGRTITVSPEALLLEGMRRLDEGMLAPH, encoded by the coding sequence ATGCCTCCCGTGCACGGCACCAACCAGCGCGTCGCCGATCGCCTGCTTTCGGAGGGACGGATCGGCGCGGACGAGCACCGGCGCGCGGTCGATCACGCGGGCCGCAATCGCGCGCGGATCGAGGATGCCCTCATCGAGCTGAACCTCGTGCCCGAGGGCGATCTGCTCAAGTTCATCGCCACGCTGCACAACACGCGGTTCGTCTCGACCGAGAAGCTCGCCAAGGCCGCGATCGACGCGCGCGTGCTCAGCCGCGTCTCGCCCAAGACGGCGAGCATGCACGGCGTTTTCCCGGTGCTGCTCGACGAGGCCAAGAGTGTCCTGTCCGTGGTCACGGCAGACCCGGACAACGACGCCGCCCTGCACGAGGTGAAGCTCGGCGCTGGCGTGCGCGAGGTTCGCCCGCTCGTCGCGCGCCCGGCCGCCGTGCGCGCCGCGATCGCCCGCTACTACGACAAGAACCCGGCGCCCTTCGAGGCACTCCTGCGCCCGGCAGGAGGCGCCACGGGCGACTTCATCGACGTCGATCTCGGCATGGGCCCGTCGCCCGCGCGCGCTGCCTCGCCGGCAAACCGCGCCGCGCCCCCGCCCCCGCGGGCCCAGGCGCAGACGCTCCCGGGCATCGATCAAACCGCGCCCTCGCCCCACCTATCGACCGGACAAACTGCGCCCTCGCCGGTCGGAGGCAACGGCAGCGCCTCGCCCATGGCAGGGCAGACGCAGCTCTCGGCCGCGGGGACGACGCAGGTGCAGCGCAGCCCCGTTCCCGTCGTCGCACCGACCCCGCCGCCGCCGTCGGCGAACATCTCGATCCTCGAGACGCACGAGTACATCGAGTCGCTCAACGTGCTCGTGAGCCTGCTCGAGGCAAACCGCCAGGATCTGCGCGGTCACTCGGCGGCCGTCGCGCGCCTGACGCGGCGCACGTGCGAGCGGATCGGCCTGTCTGCATCGCACGTCGCGGCGTTCGTGGTGGCGGCGTACCTGCACGATCTCGGCAAGATGGGCGCGTATCACCTGACCGCGCTCAACGTGGCCGAGTACGAGGGGCATCGGGTCGCGGGGCTCAAGGCGGTGGCGCTGCCTGCGCAGCTCATGGGCTCGGTGGGCTTGCCGGCCGAGACCGTGGCCGCGCTCAGCGCGATGTACGAGCGCTACGATGGCCGCGGGCTGCCGCACGGGCTCGCGGGCAAGGAGATCCCGCTCGGCGCGCGCGTGCTCGCGGTGACCGACACCTACGCCGATCTCACGCAGAACCCGCGCAACCCCTTCCGCAAGATCCTCCGCCCCACCGAGGCGTGCGAGGTGCTCGCGGGCTATCGCGGTACGATCTTCGATCCGAACATCGTCGATCTCTTCAGGAACGAGGTCACGGGCGACGACATGCGCGCGAAGCTGCTCTCGGAGCGGCACACGGTGCTCATCGTCGATCCGGATCCCGAGGAGACCACGGTGCTCGAGCTGCGGCTGATCGAGCAGGGCTTCGAGGTGCGCGTCGCGCGCACGGTGGCGCAGGCGTGGCGCGAGCTCGAGGGCGGCGAGATCACGGCCGTCGTGAGCGAGATCGACCTCGAGGAGCCCGAGATGGGCCTCGCCTTGCGGGCCGACGCGCTCAAGGAGCCCTGGGGGCGCGACGCCACCTGGGTCGTGCTCACGCGCAAGGGCGACCGGCACAGCGCGCAGCGCGCGTTCGATCTCAACGTCGACGACTTCGTCTCCAAGCCGACCTCGGCGGACATCTTCGCGGCCAAGCTGCGTCAGCTCATCGAGCGGCGCGCGGCGCGCAGCGGGGGCCGTGGCGTGTCGGGATCGCTCGCGGAGATGTCGATCCCGGACATGGTGCAGGTGCTCTGGCACGGCCGGAAGACCTGCGCGCTGCGCATCTCGACGCGCATGGCCACGGGCGAGATCTACTTCGCGGATGGTCAAATCGTCGACGCTCGCTGGGATCAGACCCACGGCGAGGACGCCTTCTACCGCATGCTCGCGCTGCACGAGGGCGAGTTCAGGCTCGATCCCGGCTTCGAGCCGCCCACCGGCCGCACGATCACGGTCTCGCCCGAGGCGCTCTTGCTCGAGGGCATGCGCCGCCTCGACGAGGGCATGCTCGCGCCCCACTGA